The segment GGCAGGTTCATCAATTCGCCTGGGCCGTAGTCGATGATGGCCTGCGGATCGACGTCGCCTTCGAGCTTGGAGACGATGGCGATCATGCTCGGGGTGCGTTCGCCGGCGGCGACGTCCGGGTAGATGATCGCTCCGTAGGCCCAGTCGGGGGTGTCCTCGGCCGCGTCCACCCAGCCGTCCGGGATGGCCAGGTTGATGGTGGGTGCGTTCGCGTCGCCGCGGAAGATCGGGGTTTCGGTCAGGCCCGCGTCGACGATGTAGTCGGCGATGGTGGGGTTGGGGCCGGTGGGTGCCTCGGTGGTGGTGGCGGGTGCCAGCTTTTTGACCGTTGTGGTCGCGGCGGCCTCTGTAGTCGTCGTTTCGGCTGTCGAGGTGGCGGCGGTCGGCGTGCCGGAGTCGCTGCTGCATCCGGCGGCGGTGAACGCGAGAATCACCACGGCTGCGCATACTGCCCCACGGACGCCAATAGTGGAGATCTTCATCGGTCCTCTTTCGTCTGTTCGGATACGGCTTCGATGCGGCTACAGCAGGGATCGAACCGATCGGATCGTAGAACCGCGACATTGGAAATGGATTGGAAAGTGGTGCGCACCGTCCAATCGATGTCCAATCCTCGCTGGCTGGCGTCTGCGGTCATGAGGTCAGCAGTGAAGGTGGTCGTGGCGGCTGCGTTGGTACTGTCCGCGTGTGGCTCTCCAGTGCAATCCGCCAGCAGCGCAACGGAATCGACACCCCAGGCGGTCGCGGCGGAGGGTACCTCAACGGATGGGATCGTGGGCGATGCGTCCGATCCGGTGAACGAGATCGCCGCCGCGGCGATCGACGATCTGCAGTCGTACTGGGCCGAGCAGTTTCCCGCGGTCTACGGCAGCGAATACACGCCCGTCAGTGGCGGTTTCCACGCCGTGGTGCCGTCGTCCGGCGAATTGCCGCCGTGCGCATCCTCTGCCGATGACATCGCGGGCAATGCCTTCTATTGTCCAGGTGCGGACGTAGTTGCCTGGGACAGTGAGGGATTGCGTCCTGATCTCCGACAACGGTTCGGCGACTTCGTGATTCCCGTCGTGATGGCGCACGAGTGGGGGCACGCCATCCAGGCGCGTGTGAACTTCGAGGGCATGACGGTCACCAGTGAGATCCAGGCGGACT is part of the Rhodococcus sp. SBT000017 genome and harbors:
- a CDS encoding LpqN/LpqT family lipoprotein — encoded protein: MKISTIGVRGAVCAAVVILAFTAAGCSSDSGTPTAATSTAETTTTEAAATTTVKKLAPATTTEAPTGPNPTIADYIVDAGLTETPIFRGDANAPTINLAIPDGWVDAAEDTPDWAYGAIIYPDVAAGERTPSMIAIVSKLEGDVDPQAIIDYGPGELMNLPEFTPSGEGAVSTLSGFPAYQIAGTYTDDETGEELVSAQKTTIITGQDGYYILQINVDGSIDQFDLLVDATTQVDEQTVITP